In Pseudomonas abieticivorans, the genomic window TCGTGTTCGACGACGCTGACCTGGATAAGGCCGTCGAAGGTGCGATCATCTCCAAGTACCGCAACAACGGCCAGACCTGCGTATGCGCCAACCGCATCTACGTGCAGGACGGCGTGTACGATGCGTTTGCCGAGAAGCTCAAAGCCGCCGTGCTGAAGCTCAAGATCGGCAACGGTCTGGAAGAAGGCACCACCACCGGCCCGCTGATCGACGACAAGGCCGTGGCCAAGGTCAAGGAACACATCGCCGATGCCCTGAGCAAAGGCGCCACCGTGCTGACCGGTGGCAACAGCCTGGAAGGCAACTTCTTCGAGCCAACCGTATTGGTGAACGTGCCGAAGAACGCTGCCGTGGCCAAGGAAGAAACCTTCGGCCCACTGGCGCCGCTGTTCCGTTTCAAAGACGAAGCCGAAGTGATCGCGATGTCCAACGACACCGAGTTCGGCCTGGCTTCGTACTTCTATGCCCGTGACATGAGCCGCGTGTTCCGCGTGGCCGAGGCGTTGGAATACGGCATGGTGGGTATCAACACCGGCCTGATCTCCAACGAAGTGGCGCCGTTTGGCGGCATCAAGGCCTCCGGCCTGGGCCGTGAAGGCTCCAAGTACGGCATCGAAGACTATCTGGAAATCAAATACCTGTGCATCTCGGTCTGAGAGCCAGGTAAACCACCGGCGGGGCGCGAGAGCGTCGTCTCGCCGGTTTTGTAATGCAAGAACCCCTTGGTGGCCGGGACGCCGCAGCAGTCGATCATCGTATGCTGTTGCCGCAGATTCCGCCGCTTGATCCTTGAACCACGCCGACCGATGAGCGGCGAATGAGGAAACCCATGAGCAAGACAAACGAATCCTTGATGCAACGCCGCCAGGCAGCCGTTCCACGTGGCGTTGGTCAAATCCACCCGATCTTCGCCGAATCGGCAAAGAACGCTACGGTTACCGACGTTGAAGGTCGTGAATTCATCGACTTCGCCGGCGGCATCGCGGTACTCAACACCGGCCACGTTCACCCTAAAGTGATCGCCGCCGTTGAAGCGCAACTGCACAAGCTCACCCACACCTGCTTCCAGGTGCTGGCGTACGAGCCCTACGTTGAAGTGTGCGAGAAGATCAACGCTCGCGTACCGGGTGCTTTCGACAAGAAAACCCTGCTGGTGACCACCGGTTCCGAAGCCGTTGAAAACGCCGTGAAGATCGCCCGTGCTGCCACTGGCCGTGCTGGCGTGATCGCCTTCACCGGCGCTTACCATGGCCGTACCATGATGACCTTGGGCCTGACCGGTAAAGTCGTGCCTTACTCGGCCGGCATGGGCCTGATGCCAGGCGGCGTGTTCCGCGCCCTGTACCCGAACGAACTGCACGGTGTGAGCATCGACGATTCGATCGCCAGCATCGAGCGCGTGTTCAAGAACGATGCCGAGCCGCGTGACATCGCTGCCATCATCATCGAGCCAGTGCAGGGCGAAGGCGGTTTCTACGTCGCGCCTAAAGAGTTCATGAAGCGCCTGCGTGCCCTGTGCGACCAGCACGGCATCCTGCTGATCGCCGACGAAGTGCAGACTGGCGCTGGCCGTACCGGTACTTTCTTTGCGATGGAACAGATGGGCGTTGCTGCCGACCTGACCACCTTCGCCAAGTCCATCGCTGGCGGCTTCCCGTTGGCCGGTGTGTGCGGCAAGGCCGAGTACATGGACGCCATCGCACCGGGTGGCCTGGGCGGCACCTACGCCGGTAGCCCGATCGCCTGCGCCGCGGCCCTGGCCGTGATGGAAGTGTTCGAAGAAGAAAACCTGCTGGACCGCAGCAAGGCCGTGGGCGAGCGCCTGGTGACTGGCCTGCGCGCCATCCAGGCCAAGTACCCGGTAATCGGTGAAGTGCGTGCCTTGGGCGCGATGATCGCGGTCGAGCTGTTCGAAGGCGGCGACAGCCACAAGCCAAACGCGGCTGCCGTGGCATCGGTTGTGGCCAAGGCGCGTGACAAGGGCCTGATCCTGCTGTCGTGCGGCACTTACGGCAACGTATTGCGCGTGCTGGTCCCGCTGACCGCAGAAGACACCCTGCTGGACAAAGGCCTGGCCATCATCGAAGAGTGCTTCTCCGAACTCTGAGATGTGATGGGCTAGACAAAAAACCCGCTTCGGCGGGTTTTTTTTCATCTATGGGAAAGTCTGGCCGTTAACCTGTAGGTCTACAGCCTGAGGTTGACTATGGTGAAGGTAATGCCCAAGGAGCGAGCTCAATGACTGCAGAGCAAAAGCCGGTGGTGCCGCGCGTGTTGATCGCCGAAGCGGAACCCTGGATGCGCGACCTGCTCAGCCAGTTGCTGTTGAGCGTACGCTGCGATGCCGTGTTGGACGTGTGCGGGGACGGCCGCCAGGCCCTGGCCTTGCTCGACCAGCAGCCTGACCTGATCATCGCGGCCCGCGAACTGCCCGGTATTGATGGCCTGGACCTGCTGCGCAATGTGCGTTTGCGCCCAGCGGCCGCGCCCGTACCATTCATCATGCTCAGCGACCGTGGCGATATCGCCAGCGTGCGCGAGGCCTTGCCGTACCACCCCACGGCGTACCTGACCAAGCCGCTGAACATGGAGACGCTCAAGCAGCGCCTGCACGACCTGCTGCTGGAAGTCGGCCAGGAGGTAGCCTGCGAGATTCCGGCGTTAACCCCTGGCATCCAGCTGCCCCGCTACTTGGAGCACCGTCGCGAGCATTCCGACGGTGGCCCTCTGCTGGCGGACGTGCACACGGCGGTCAAGCGTAGCCTCCACCCCCAGGGCCTGAACCTGAAGTTGCTGGAAGAGGACTTGCGCAAAGACCCGCAGATAACCGCCGTGTTGATCGCCGCAGCCAACAGTGCCGCGCACCATCGCGACGGCGCCGTGCAAACGCTGATGCAGGCGCTGAACAAGCTGGGTGCCACGCAAAGCATGAACCTGGTGCTGGGCCTGACGCTCAAACGCAGCGCCAAGCTCAGCGACCCTGACCTTGGCGTGCACGCCGAGCGTTTCTGGCAGCAATCGCTGCACACCGCCGAATATGCGCGCACCTTTGCCCGCTTGCTGGAGCTGGACCAGGAGCGTTGTTACTGCGCGGGGCTGTTGCACTGCCTGGGCGACCTGGCGCTGCTGCGCGCGTTGCAGGAATGGAAATTGGCCGGTGGCGCACTGGAGGCCGCGCAGGTCAGCCAGTCACTGGCCGACTTTGGCGCGGCCTACGGCTCGGCCCTGCGCACCCGCTGGCGCTTGCCGCTGGAGCTGCGCGAGCTGATCGCCTCGATCTACCAGTTGGGGGGTGGGGTGTATTCGCGAGAAGCCTTGGCGATGAACCTGGCCGGGCAATTGGCGCGGATGAAGCCTGAGGACAGCCTTGAGTTAATCGCCAAGGGCAAGACGGCGAGGCTGTTGAAGGTGGGCCTGCCGGAGTTGGTGCGGTTGCGTCGGGTTTGAGGTGTGCTTTTCGCGGATAAATCCGCTGCTACCGGAACGGCGGTCCGGCGTCCCGGCTCATCCGCGAAAGGGGCCTACGCTCAAGCCAAAACAATCTGATTCTTGCCCCGCCGCTTGGCCTGATACATCGCCGCATCCGCCCGCGAAAACAACGTGTCCAATATCTCGTCCTGCGGCTGTATGCCGGTCAGCCCCTGGCTCACCGTCACGCCAAACACCTGCCCGTCATGGGTAAAACTCAAGCGCTGAATCTCGCGTTGCAGGCGCTCGGCGATCTGCTTGGCCATTTCCGGTGCGCAGCCCGGGAACACCGCGGCGAACTCCTCGCCACCGATACGCCCGAACAGGTCGCCACGACGTAATACGGCCTTGCCACTGTCGGCGATGCGTTGCAGCACCAGGTCGCCTTCCTGGTGGCCATAGGTGTCGTTGATGATCTTGAAGTCATCGATGTCCAGCAGCAGGAAGCCGATGGGCGAACCTTGCAAGCGCGCCTGTTCGAACTCGCGGTGGGCGCATTCGAAAAAGTGCCGGCGGTTGCTGCTTTGCGTGAGCACGTCGGTGGTGGCCAGACGCTGCAGTTCGCCTTCCAATTGCTTCTTTTCGGTGATGTCCTCAGCAATGCCGACCACGATTACTCGTTGGCCAGGATCATTCTGCTGGCTGACGAAGCACTTGTCGCTGAGCCAGCGGATTTGCCCGTCGGCGCTGATAATGCGGTACTCGCGGTCTTCGATGGCGCCTTTTTCCAGTACTTCGGCCAGGCTGCGCTCGGCGTAGTCCAGGTCGTCGGGGTAAATACTGTCGCGCCATTCGTTGTAGTCAGCCAACAGCAGCCCGGCCGAGCGCCCGAAAATGCGCTCATAGGCAGGGCTTACGTAGATCATTTGCTGGCTTTCCCAGTCGAACGCCCATAGCACTGCGTTGACGCTGACCAACAGCGAGCTGAACAATTGCTCGCGCTCGCTCAGGCGGGCGACCTCCCCTTGGGCGTGCATCAGCGCCAGCAAGGTTTCGGCGGCCGCTGGCATGTGCTGGAAGGATGGAGCCTGGGGTTTTTTGATGACCATCATCACTGCATCTCGATAGGCGCTGGGCTGGAGCGACTGACAGCCGGCCACAGCGTAGCCGCCGCACTGGCGATCTTTATTAAGATGAAAAAATTGTAACGAAGTTCCAACAAAGGCGCCCCAGAGCGGGGCGCCCCGATGGACGGTGTCAGGCGAGGGCGGGGCGCAGCGAGTAAGTCTTGAGTTGGGCGGCGAAATCGCGCAACGACTGGATGCCACTGGCTTCGGCTTCATGCACCCAGTCTTTCATGGCGGCGAGCATGTCGTGGCCGTTGGAACTGGTACGGGCCCAGATCTGCTGCAAGGCCAGGCGCTTCTCGTAGATCACCTTCAGGGCCTGGCTGTGCTCCAGCATGGTCTGGATGCGTACATGGTGGCGCTCGTCCAGCAGGCTGGTTTCGCGCGACAGCAGGCGCTTGGCGCGGCGGAACTGGTGGCGCACCGATTCGTCGACCTTCATCAGTTCCTGTTGCACCAGCGGCGCGATCACCAGCTTGCGGTACTGGGCCATGATCTGGAAGCGGTTGTTGAGGATGGCCATGGCGGTGTCCATGTCCAGGCTGCCCTTGCCTTCCACGCGGTGGGCAATAGGCGCCACGCGCTGCACCTTGGCCAGGCGCGCCATGCTCAGCAGGCGTATCCACATCCAGCCCATGTCGAACTCCCACTTGCGTACCGAGAGCTTGGCCGAGTTGGGGTAGGTGTGGTGGTTGTTGTGCAGCTCTTCGCCGCCGACGATGATGCCCCACGGCACCAGGTTGGTGGCCGCGTCGCGGCATTCGAAGTTGCGGTAGCCCACGGCATGGCCCAGGCCGTTGATCACGCCAGCGGCCCAGAAGGGAATCCACATCATCTGGATAGCCCACACGGTAAGGCCCAGCGCGCCGAACAGGAACAAGTCCAGCGCCAGCATGATGCCGATGCCGCCCAGGCGGTAGCGCGAGTACAGGTTGCGCTCGACCCAATCTTGCGGGCAGTTCTTGCCGTAGATGCGCAGGGTTTCCGGGTTTTCGGCTTCTTCGCGGTACAGCTCGGCGCCTTTGCGCAGCACTGTGGACAGGCCTTTGATGACCGGGCTGTGCGGGTCATCGACGGTTTCGCACTTGGCGTGGTGCTTGCGGTGGATGGCGGTCCACTCGCGGGTGTTCTGCGCCGTGGTCAGCCACAGCCAGAAACGGAAGAAATGCTTGAGCCCGGCGTTCAGCTCCAGGGAGCGGTGCGCGGAGTAGCGGTGCAGGTAGATGGTGACACTGACGATGGTCACGTGGGTCAGCAGCAGGGTCACTGCCACCAGTTGCCACACGGACAGGTCAAGAAAACCGTTGTACCACATAGGCTTTGGGGCCCTCGAAAGAAAAGATAAACATCAACCCGCATTATCGGCATGCGCGCGGATAAAACCAGCGCGGCTTTTAGATAAGAGTGGCTGAATGTTTCTATTCTATAATGTCCTATCTTTCCGTGTGGCTTCTTTGACCCTATGCCTGGTTTCTATCGCGGCGCTTTGCGCGCGGCTGCGCTTTACCTGCTGGTTTCGGTCATCTGGTTTGTCGCGACTGATCATTTATTGAACAGCCTTTTCGATGAATCGCCTGCGCTAGCAAGGTGGCAGCTGATCAACGGCGCCCTGTGGTTGCTGTTCAGCGCCGCAGTGGTGTTTTTTCTGCGGGTTCGCGCTCCCCGGGCCGATGCCTCCGGGTTGGCCGACCGCGAGCGCCTGCGCATGGCCGCGGCGGTGTTCGACTGCACCCTGGAGGGTGTGCTGGTGACTGATCTGCGCGGGCGCATCGTGCACGTCAACCGCGCGTTCATGGACATCACCGGTTACCGCCAGGGTGAAGTGGTGGGGCATAACCCCAACAAGTTCAAGTCCGGGCGCCATGCCGCCGACTTCTACCAGCAGATGTTCGGCACCCTCGCCGAGGCGGGGCAGTGGAGTGGTGAGATCTGGAACCGGCGCAAAAGCGGCGAGATCTATCCGCAATGGCAAACCATCCGTGCCGTGCGTGATGATCACGGCCAGGTCAGCCACTACGTGGCTGTGTTTTCCGATATCAGCGCGATCAAGCACAACGAATGCGAGCTCAGCCGCCTGGCCCATCACGACCCGCTGACCGACTTGCCCAACCGCCTGTTGTTCAGCGACCGCGCCGAGCAGGCGTTGGCCAAACGCCAGGGCTGCGCCCTTTTGTTGCTGGACTTGGATCACTTCCAGAGCTTCAACGACAGCCTTGGCCATGCCGTGGGCGACCAGTTGCTCAAGGCCGTGGTCGAGCGCTTGCAAGGCCGCTGCGATAGCGGTGTCACCCTGGCGCGCCTGGGGGGCGACGAGTTCGCGCTGTTGGTCGAGGGCTGCGAACAGATCGCGCAGGCAGCGACGCTGGCGCAACGGCTGCTCGACGATTTGAAGCCGCCTTTTCTACTGGAAGGCCACAGCCTGTTCATCAGCGCGAGCATCGGGATAAGCCTGTTCCCCAGTGATGCCTTGAACCCCGAGCAACTGTTACGCAATGCCGACTCGGCGTTGTTCAAGGCCAAGAGCAATGGCCGCGCCGGCTATGCGCTGTACACCGAAGAGTTGACCGCCCACGCGCAGCAGCGCGTCGGCCTGAGCAGTGAATTGCGCCGCGCCCTGGTCCAGGACGAACTGCGGGTTTATTACCAGCCCGTGCACGATCTGCGAAGCCGCCGCCAGGTCGGAATGGAGGCGCTGGTGCGCTGGCAGCACCCGCAACGCGGCCTGGTGCCACCGGGTGAATTCATCCCGATTGCCGAGCGCAGCGGCCTGATTGCCGATATCGATGCCTGGGTGTTGCGCCAGGCTTGCCAGCAGATGTGTCAGTGGCAGGCCGAGGGCAAGGCCCTGGACTTTGTCGCGGTCAATGTCTCCAGCCGGCTGTTTGCCGGCAGGGTGCTGTACCAGCAGATCGCCCAGGTACTGGCAGAAACCGGCCTTGACCCTGCCTTCCTCGAAGTGGAAGTCACTGAAAGTGCGGTCATGGATGACCCGGAAGTCGCGCTGGAGCAGTTGCATCGCTTGCGTGAGCTGGGCCTTACCCTGGCCATCGATGATTTCGGCACGGGTTATTCGTCGTTGCTACGCCTCAAGCGCCTGCCTGTGCAAAAGCTGAAGATTGACCAGGGCTTCGTCGCCGGCCTGCCCGGCGATGACGATGACATCGCCATCGTGCGCGCCATCATCGCCCTGGCGCACAGCATGGGCATGCAGGTGCATGCCGAAGGGATCGAGCAGGCCGAACAGGCCGACTTCCTGCTCAAGCACGGTTGCGAACTGGGCCAGGGCTACTGGTTCGGACGGCCTGTGCCTGCTGGCGATATTGCCTGGGCTTGAGACCGAGGCGGCCGCTTCGTGGATAAATCCGCTCCTACAGATTTATCTGCTAACCACGCAACACCATTCTGGTTATATGAAAATTCTTAAATAGTATTTTTAAGCATAACCGCGCCTGACTACTATGGGCTCCAGGATACCAGCACCCCATTATTCAGGAGCACATCATGAGCGCATCTCTGCGTAGCGTTGACGGACAGGACGAAGCCACCATTCTGCGCGAAATTCAGAGTGCGCTGCGTGACCTGCGTTTTGGCGCGGTGGAAATCACTGTGCACAACGCCCAAGTGGTACAGATCGAACGCAAAGAAAAATTCCGCCTGCAGAATCCAGGTAACAAACCTGGCTGATATCAGCCAAGGGCCTCGCAGCGCGCGACACATAAGAAAAAGCCAACGCATTGGAATTCATTTCGGGGAGCTTCACCATGTCAATCCGTCACTACGCCCTGGCCGCACTCGCCAGCGCCCTGTTCGCCGGTTCCGCAGTCGCCAAGGACTACGAACTGCTCAACGTGTCCTACGACCCGACACGTGAGCTGTATCAGGACTACAACGCCGAATTCGTCAACTTCTGGAAAAAAGCCCACCCGGACGACAAGGTCGACATCAAACAGTCCCACGGCGGCTCCGGCAAACAAGGCCGCGCGGTGATCGACGGCCTGCGCGCCGACGTGGTGACCCTGGCCCTGGCCGGTGACATCGACGAAATCGCCAAGCTGGGCAAGACCCTGCCGGCCGACTGGCAAACCAAGTTGCCGGATGCCAGCACCCCGTACACCTCGACCATCGTGTTCCTGGTGCGCAAGGGCAACCCTAAAGGCATCCACGACTGGAACGACCTGATCAAACAGGACGTCTCGGTGATCACCCCCAACCCAAAAACCAGTGGCGGCGCCCGCTGGAACTTCCTGGCCGCCTGGGCCTACGGCCTGAAAGCCAACGGCGGTGACGAGGCCAAGGCCAAGGAATACGTGCAAACCCTGTTCAAGCACGTGCCCGTGCTGGACACCGGTGCCCGCGGCTCGACCATTACCTTCGTCAACAACAGCCAGGGTGACGTGTTGCTGGCCTGGGAAAACGAAGCCTACCTGGCGCTGAAAGAAGACGGTGGTGACAAGAAGTTCGATATCGTCGTACCTTCCGTGTCGATTCTGGCCGAACCGCCAGTGGCCGTGGTCGACAAGAATGCCGAGAAGAAGGGCAACGAAGAAATCGCCAAAGCCTACCTTGAGCACCTGTACAGCAAGGAAGGCCAGGAGATAGCTGCGAAGAACTTCTACCGCCCACGTGACAAGGCTGTCGCTGCGCAATACGCCAAGCAGTTCCAGGAAGTGAAAACCCTGGCAACCATCGACAAGGACTTCGGCGGCTGGAAAACCGCGCAACCGAAGTTCTTCAATGACGGCGGCGTGTTCGACCAGATCTACCAAGCGCAATAACGGCAGCTTCAAGCTGCAAGTGGTGAGCTGCAAGATGACCTGCTTCTAGCTTGAAGCGGGTGACTTGCAGCTTTTAGCTGCTTCTGAACCAAGGACTTTTATGTCGCGTCGCATCTCCCCCGTCATACCCGGCTTCGGGCTGACGCTGGGCTACACCTTGGTGTACCTCAGCCTGATTGTGCTAATACCGCTGGCGGCCATGTTCATCCATGCCGCGCAGCTGACCTGGGACCAGTTCTGGACCATCGTCACTGCGCCGCGGGTACTGGCCGCGCTCAGGTTGAGCTTCGGCACGGCCCTTTGCGCGGCCATCATCAACGGTATCATCGGCACGCTGTTGGCCTGGGTACTGGTGCGCTACACCTTCCCGGGGCGCAAGATCATCGATGCGATGATCGACCTGCCGTTCGCCCTGCCCACTGCCGTGGCCGGTATTGCCCTGACGGCGTTGTACACGCCCAATGGCATGGTCGGCAGACTGGCAGCGGACCTTGGCTTCAAGATCGCGTATACCCCGCTGGGCATCACCCTGGCGCTGACCTTCGTGACCCTGCCTTTCGTGGTGCGCACGGTGCAGCCGGTATTGGCCGATATCCCCCGGGAAATCGAAGAGGCCGCTGCCTGCCTGGGAGCCAAGCCGCTGCAGGTGTTCCGCTACATCCTTGCGCCGGCCCTGTTGCCCGCCTGGCTGACTGGCTTTGCGCTGGCCTTTGCCCGTGGCGTGGGCGAGTACGGTTCGGTCATCTTCATCGCCGGCAACATGCCAATGAAGACCGAGATTCTGCCGCTGCTGATCATGGTCAAGCTGGACCAATACGACTACACCGGCGCCACGGCCATCGGCGTGATGATGCTGGTGGTTTCCTTCATTCTGCTGCTGCTGATCAATTTGCTTCAGCGGCGCATCGAAACCCCTTGAAGGAGCGTTGAGCATGTCTGCCAATTCCATATCGGCCGCCTCGGTGGCCAACGCTTCGCGCCGCGGTAGCCCGGTTTCGCGCATCGTCCTGATCAGCCTCGGCTGGCTGGTGTTCGCGCTGTTCCTGCTGTTGCCACTGTTGATCGTGGTGTCCCAGGGCTTGAGCCAGGGCCTGGGGGCCTTCTTCACCGCGATCTTCGAGCCAGATGCGCTGTCGGCACTCAAGCTCACGGTGATCGCAGTGGTGATTTCGGTGCCGCTTAACGTGTTGTTCGGCGTGAGCGCTGCCTGGTGCGTGAGCAAGTACTCGTTTCGCGGCAAAAGCATCCTGGTGACGCTGATCGACCTGCCGTTCTCGGTGTCGCCGGTGATCGCGGGCCTTGTCTACGTATTGATGTTCGGCGCCCAGGGCTTGTTCGGGCCGTGGTTGCAGGACCACGACATCCAGATCGTGTTCGCCTTGCCGGGCATCGTGCTGGCGACCATCTTCGTGACGGTGCCCTTCGTGGCCCGCGAGCTGATCCCGCTGATGCAGGAACAGGGCACCCAGGAAGAAGAGGCCGCGCGCCTGCTGGGGGCCAACGGCTGGCAGATGTTCTGGCACGTGACCGTGCCGAACATCAAGTGGGGGCTGATCTATGGCGTGGTGTTGTGCACCGCGCGGGCGATGGGCGAGTTCGGTGCGGTGTCGGTGGTGTCGGGGCATATCCGCGGCGTCACCAATACCTTGCCGCTGCACGTCGAGATCCTCTACAACGAATACAACCACGTCGCGGCGTTTGCCGTGGCGAGCCTGTTGCTGATCATGGCGCTCTTCATCCTGCTGCTCAAGCAGTGGAGCGAGAACCGTATTAACCGTCTGCGCAACAGTGCGGCGGAGGAATAATTCATGTCGATCGAAGTTCGTAATGTCAGCAAGCGCTTCAACGCCTTCCAGGCCCTGAACAGCATCAACCTGGATATCCAGAGTGGCGAGTTGGTGGCCTTGCTCGGCCCGTCCGGGTGCGGCAAGACCACCCTGCTGCGGATCATCGCCGGGCTGGAAACCCCCGACCAGGGCAGCATCGTGTTCCACGGTGAAGACGTGTCGGGCACGGATGTGCGTGACCGCAACGTGGGTTTTGTATTCCAGCACTACGCGCTGTTCCGCCACATGACGGTGTTCGACAACGTCGCCTTTGGCCTGCGCATGAAGCCCAAGGGCGAGCGCCCGAACGAAACGCGCATCGCTGAGAAAGTCCACGAACTGCTGAACATGGTGCAACTGGACTGGTTGTCCGACCGCTACCCGGAGCAGTTGTCCGGCGGCCAGCGCCAGCGTATCGCCTTGGCCCGTGCCTTGGCGGTCGAGCCGAAAGTGCTGTTGCTCGACGAGCCGTTTGGCGCGCTGGATGCCAAGGTGCGTAAAGAGCTGCGCCGCTGGCTGGCGCGCTTGCACGAAGACATCAACCTGACCTCGGTGTTCGTGACCCACGACCAGGAAGAAGCCATGGAAGTGGCCGACCGCATCGTGGTGATGAACAAAGGCGTGATCGAGCAGATCGGCTCGCCGGGCGAAGTCTACGAGAACCCGGCCAGCGATTTCGTCTATCACTTCCTGGGCGACTCGAACCGCCTGCACCTGGGCGAAGACAACCACGTGCTATTCCGCCCCCACGAAGTCTCACTGTCGCGCTCGGAATTGGAAGACCACCACGCTGCCGAAGTACGCGACATCCGCCCATTGGGCGCGACCACCCGCGTGACGTTGAAAGTGGAAGGGCAGAGCGAGCTGATCGAGGCCGAAGTGGTGAAAGACCACGACAGCCTGACCGGCTTGGCGAAGGGTGAGACGTTATTTTTCAAACCCAAGGTTTGGCAAAAAGTGGCGAATATCGCGTGATGCTTTTCGCGGATAAATCTGCTCCTACCGGTTATCTGTAGGGGCGGATTTATCCGCGAAGGCGTACCACCTCACGCCGCCGAACCTCACCGGCTCGCGCCTCTATCTCGTGCTTTAGCCCCTGGCAAAGGCCCAGCAGAAATGCGATTTCCGCCACCACGAACAACGGCCCCACGATCAATCCGCTCAGGTCGTCGACGAACGCCGGTTTACGCCCTTCGTAATGGTGGCCCACGAACTGGATCACCCAGCCCAGTACAAACAGGCCAAGCCCGGCACTGAGCCAGGCCATCGTTGTTTGCACCGCCAACGCCGCGCCAGCCCAAAGGCACAAGGCAAGCAACCCGGTCATCAGCGCACCCAGGCGCAGGTCCAGGCGCAGGTAAAACCACACCGACGCCAGGGCCGCCGGCAACGCCGGTGAAAGCCACAGCCCGCCGGTCGAAAAGCCTGGGCGAGAGAGCAGCACGGTCACCGCGACTACAATCATCGGGATGCCGATAAAGTGGCTGGCAATATTGCGCGGGTCACGGTGGTAAGCCGCGTATTGACTGAGGTGCTCGACGAGGTTTTTCATTGTTATGCCTCTGGTGGGGATGATTGATCATGCGCCCCCGGTGGCCCCATGCTCTGTCAGCTAGCCGACATTCCCTGCACGAGGCGGTTTCGATGAACGAGGTATCTGCCTGGCGGCCACGGCTGTTGAACGGCCATTGGTTCAGCCAGTTGCCCCTGTCCCTTCAGGATAGCCTGCTGCAGGCCGCGCGGTTGCAGCGCCTGGCGGCTGGGGAGTGCCTGTTCCAGCGCGGCGAGCCGCCCAGTGGTCTTTATGCGGTGGTGGAGGGCGCGATGCGCATTGGCGCCGTCAGCGAGCAAGGCAAGGAAGCGCTGCTAGCGCTGGTAGAGGCGCCTCATTGGTTTGGTGAGATCGCCCTGTTCGATGGCCAGCCGCGCACC contains:
- a CDS encoding sulfate ABC transporter substrate-binding protein, whose amino-acid sequence is MSIRHYALAALASALFAGSAVAKDYELLNVSYDPTRELYQDYNAEFVNFWKKAHPDDKVDIKQSHGGSGKQGRAVIDGLRADVVTLALAGDIDEIAKLGKTLPADWQTKLPDASTPYTSTIVFLVRKGNPKGIHDWNDLIKQDVSVITPNPKTSGGARWNFLAAWAYGLKANGGDEAKAKEYVQTLFKHVPVLDTGARGSTITFVNNSQGDVLLAWENEAYLALKEDGGDKKFDIVVPSVSILAEPPVAVVDKNAEKKGNEEIAKAYLEHLYSKEGQEIAAKNFYRPRDKAVAAQYAKQFQEVKTLATIDKDFGGWKTAQPKFFNDGGVFDQIYQAQ
- a CDS encoding GGDEF domain-containing protein; the protein is MVIKKPQAPSFQHMPAAAETLLALMHAQGEVARLSEREQLFSSLLVSVNAVLWAFDWESQQMIYVSPAYERIFGRSAGLLLADYNEWRDSIYPDDLDYAERSLAEVLEKGAIEDREYRIISADGQIRWLSDKCFVSQQNDPGQRVIVVGIAEDITEKKQLEGELQRLATTDVLTQSSNRRHFFECAHREFEQARLQGSPIGFLLLDIDDFKIINDTYGHQEGDLVLQRIADSGKAVLRRGDLFGRIGGEEFAAVFPGCAPEMAKQIAERLQREIQRLSFTHDGQVFGVTVSQGLTGIQPQDEILDTLFSRADAAMYQAKRRGKNQIVLA
- a CDS encoding HDOD domain-containing protein, giving the protein MTAEQKPVVPRVLIAEAEPWMRDLLSQLLLSVRCDAVLDVCGDGRQALALLDQQPDLIIAARELPGIDGLDLLRNVRLRPAAAPVPFIMLSDRGDIASVREALPYHPTAYLTKPLNMETLKQRLHDLLLEVGQEVACEIPALTPGIQLPRYLEHRREHSDGGPLLADVHTAVKRSLHPQGLNLKLLEEDLRKDPQITAVLIAAANSAAHHRDGAVQTLMQALNKLGATQSMNLVLGLTLKRSAKLSDPDLGVHAERFWQQSLHTAEYARTFARLLELDQERCYCAGLLHCLGDLALLRALQEWKLAGGALEAAQVSQSLADFGAAYGSALRTRWRLPLELRELIASIYQLGGGVYSREALAMNLAGQLARMKPEDSLELIAKGKTARLLKVGLPELVRLRRV
- the desA gene encoding delta-9 fatty acid desaturase DesA, yielding MWYNGFLDLSVWQLVAVTLLLTHVTIVSVTIYLHRYSAHRSLELNAGLKHFFRFWLWLTTAQNTREWTAIHRKHHAKCETVDDPHSPVIKGLSTVLRKGAELYREEAENPETLRIYGKNCPQDWVERNLYSRYRLGGIGIMLALDLFLFGALGLTVWAIQMMWIPFWAAGVINGLGHAVGYRNFECRDAATNLVPWGIIVGGEELHNNHHTYPNSAKLSVRKWEFDMGWMWIRLLSMARLAKVQRVAPIAHRVEGKGSLDMDTAMAILNNRFQIMAQYRKLVIAPLVQQELMKVDESVRHQFRRAKRLLSRETSLLDERHHVRIQTMLEHSQALKVIYEKRLALQQIWARTSSNGHDMLAAMKDWVHEAEASGIQSLRDFAAQLKTYSLRPALA
- the oscA gene encoding sulfur starvation response protein OscA, whose translation is MSASLRSVDGQDEATILREIQSALRDLRFGAVEITVHNAQVVQIERKEKFRLQNPGNKPG
- the dibA gene encoding phosphodiesterase DibA, whose protein sequence is MPGFYRGALRAAALYLLVSVIWFVATDHLLNSLFDESPALARWQLINGALWLLFSAAVVFFLRVRAPRADASGLADRERLRMAAAVFDCTLEGVLVTDLRGRIVHVNRAFMDITGYRQGEVVGHNPNKFKSGRHAADFYQQMFGTLAEAGQWSGEIWNRRKSGEIYPQWQTIRAVRDDHGQVSHYVAVFSDISAIKHNECELSRLAHHDPLTDLPNRLLFSDRAEQALAKRQGCALLLLDLDHFQSFNDSLGHAVGDQLLKAVVERLQGRCDSGVTLARLGGDEFALLVEGCEQIAQAATLAQRLLDDLKPPFLLEGHSLFISASIGISLFPSDALNPEQLLRNADSALFKAKSNGRAGYALYTEELTAHAQQRVGLSSELRRALVQDELRVYYQPVHDLRSRRQVGMEALVRWQHPQRGLVPPGEFIPIAERSGLIADIDAWVLRQACQQMCQWQAEGKALDFVAVNVSSRLFAGRVLYQQIAQVLAETGLDPAFLEVEVTESAVMDDPEVALEQLHRLRELGLTLAIDDFGTGYSSLLRLKRLPVQKLKIDQGFVAGLPGDDDDIAIVRAIIALAHSMGMQVHAEGIEQAEQADFLLKHGCELGQGYWFGRPVPAGDIAWA
- the gabT gene encoding 4-aminobutyrate--2-oxoglutarate transaminase, which codes for MSKTNESLMQRRQAAVPRGVGQIHPIFAESAKNATVTDVEGREFIDFAGGIAVLNTGHVHPKVIAAVEAQLHKLTHTCFQVLAYEPYVEVCEKINARVPGAFDKKTLLVTTGSEAVENAVKIARAATGRAGVIAFTGAYHGRTMMTLGLTGKVVPYSAGMGLMPGGVFRALYPNELHGVSIDDSIASIERVFKNDAEPRDIAAIIIEPVQGEGGFYVAPKEFMKRLRALCDQHGILLIADEVQTGAGRTGTFFAMEQMGVAADLTTFAKSIAGGFPLAGVCGKAEYMDAIAPGGLGGTYAGSPIACAAALAVMEVFEEENLLDRSKAVGERLVTGLRAIQAKYPVIGEVRALGAMIAVELFEGGDSHKPNAAAVASVVAKARDKGLILLSCGTYGNVLRVLVPLTAEDTLLDKGLAIIEECFSEL